A part of Corvus cornix cornix isolate S_Up_H32 chromosome Z, ASM73873v5, whole genome shotgun sequence genomic DNA contains:
- the NSA2 gene encoding ribosome biogenesis protein NSA2 homolog, translating to MPQNEHIELHRKRYGYRLDYHEKRRKKEGREAHERSRKAKKMIGLKAKLYHKQRHAEKIQMKKTIKMHEKRNTKQKSDEKTPKGAVPAYLLDREGQSRAKVLSNMIKQKRKEKAGKWEVPVPKVRAQGETEVLKVIRTGKRKKKAWKRMVTKVCFVGDGFTRKPPKYERFIRPMGLRFKKAHVTHPELKATFCLPILGVKKNPSSPLYTQLGVITKGTVIEVNVSELGLVTQGGKVIWGKYAQVTNNPENDGCINAILLV from the exons ATG CCGCAGAACGAGCACATCGAGCTCCACCGCAAGCGCTATGGCTACCGGCTGGACTACCACGAGAAGCGGAGGAAGAAGGAGGGCCGGGAGGCGCACGAGCGGTCCCGCAAGGCCAAGAAAATGATCGGGCTGAAGGCGAAGCTCTACCATAAGCAGCGGCATGCCGAGAAGATACAGATGAAAAAGAC cattaaaatgcatgagaagagaaacacaaagcagaagagTGATGAAAAAACACCCAAAGGAGCTGTACCAGCATACCTGCTGGACAGAGAGGGCCAGTCCCGGGCCAAGGTCCTGTCTAACATgatcaaacaaaaaagaaaagaaaaagct GGGAAGTGGGAGGTTCCTGTGCCAAAGGTTCGTGCACaaggagaaacagaagttttaaaGGTGATTCGtacagggaagagaaagaagaaggcATGGAAGAGGATGGTTAcaaaagtttgttttgttggagATGGCTTTACTAGGAAGCCTCCTAAGTACGAGCGATTCATTCGACCAATG GGCTTACGTTTCAAGAAGGCACATGTGACTCATCCTGAACTTAAAGCTACTTTTTGCCTACCTATCCTGGGTGTAAAAAAGAATCCATCATCTCCTTTGTATACACAACTGGGAGTAATTACTAAGGGTACCGTCATTGAGGTGAACGTGAGTGAGCTTGGCCTTGTGACACAAGGGGGCAAAGTTATTTGGG gGAAATACGCCCAAGTAACTAACAATCCGGAAAATGATGGCTGTATTAATGCAATTCTACTTGTTTAA